Sequence from the Trichocoleus sp. FACHB-46 genome:
TTTTCCCCGATCGTCTCTGCCAGTCTGTCAAATTGCTCCCCTAAGTTTGTTCTGCGATCGGTGAGCTCGTCCTTAGTGCTGTCAACAGACTCTCGTAATGCCTCCAATTCTTGAGTGACACCGTCCTCCAAACCATCGACATCCGTCTCAAACTCCTTCGCTTGCTGAGTTAGGCGATCGAGCGTTGCTTGAACGTCTCCTGCTTTGCCATCAATTTCTGCCAGCATTTCTTCCGCACGACCTCTCACATCGCTCAGCTGGCTACGCACCTCGCTAGAAAACTCGTCCAGTTGGCTCTCTAAAGCCTCTGCTGTTTCTTGTAGTTGCCCTAGATTGTCCTTAGCTTCCTGTAGCTCGGTCTCCAAATTGTTCTGAGTTTCAGTGAGGCGGCCACTCACAGCTTCAAAGCTTGCCAGAGTTTCTTGCTCTTTAGACGCAATAGTTTCAAGTAAGCTTGTGACAACTTGCTCCACTTGATTGACTTCCTCTAGTGTGTGCTCCGCTTCCTGTGACAACGTTTGCATCTTTTCCAAGTTTTGATCAATTAAGGCGTTGAGATCTGACATATAGCAGTCCTAAAGTATTGGTGAATGGGAAGAGTTATGAAAGTACTTTCTCGATCCAAATAGGATTGTTGTAGTGTTAGACACCTACAAGCTTTTCAACAATCACTCTGTGATGATCGCCCGCTACGGAGCGCTG
This genomic interval carries:
- a CDS encoding ATP-binding protein, whose amino-acid sequence is MSDLNALIDQNLEKMQTLSQEAEHTLEEVNQVEQVVTSLLETIASKEQETLASFEAVSGRLTETQNNLETELQEAKDNLGQLQETAEALESQLDEFSSEVRSQLSDVRGRAEEMLAEIDGKAGDVQATLDRLTQQAKEFETDVDGLEDGVTQELEALRESVDSTKDELTDRRTNLGEQFDRLAETIGEKLRALQENFNELVQESGNEFTQVNTALTTAANEAISEINQKFSEVDGEIVNSAQELATALSAVGEAGTTDCERINDKFGDVIDQAGDVVSIIQEMMPVLENVEATLS